Proteins from a genomic interval of Musa acuminata AAA Group cultivar baxijiao chromosome BXJ1-9, Cavendish_Baxijiao_AAA, whole genome shotgun sequence:
- the LOC135593855 gene encoding small ribosomal subunit protein eS19z-like: protein MATVENAVAKTVKDVSPHEFVKAYSAHLKRSGKMELPEWTDIVKTGRFKELAPYDPDWYYIRAASMARKIYLRQGIGVGGFQKIYGGRKRNGSRPPHFCKSSGAIARHILQQLETMNIIEINPKGGRKITSQGQRDLDQVAGRVSVLP from the exons ATGGCAACCGTGGAGAATGCCGTGGCCAAGACCGTGAAGGACGTCTCACCCCACGAGTTCGTCAAGGCGTACTCCGCCCATCTCAAGAGATCCGGCAAG ATGGAGCTTCCTGAGTGGACAGACATTGTGAAGACTGGAAGGTTTAAGGAACTTGCTCCTTATGACCCTGATTGGTACTACATCAGAGCTG CTTCAATGGCTAGAAAAATATACTTGAGGCAGGGAATTGGAGTAGGTGGCTTTCAGAAGATTTATGGAGGCCGCAAGAGGAATGGAAGTCGCCCACCACATTTCTGCAAGAGCAGTGGGGCAATTGCTCGCCACATTTTGCAGCAGTTGGAAACAATGAATATCATCGAAATCAACCCAAAAGG AGGAAGGAAAATCACTTCTCAAGGACAGCGGGATCTTGATCAAGTCGCTGGGCGGGTATCGGTGCTTCCCTGA
- the LOC135593856 gene encoding uncharacterized protein LOC135593856, with amino-acid sequence MAAAAAATLHPNTALTQNSLSFRSQSRHSFLGGLPKNLFLDRKPSRSGRKGAAGLVVAAAGENDGGSGRFYLNFTGFPFPLGPFLNRRTIRTEAVKDCIWLFEQEQALGFSSVSTNIRMTVIKLKSGGLWVHAPIAPTKECIELLKELNARVEYIILPTFAYEHKIFVGPFSRKFPRAQVWVAPRQWSWPINLPLEFFGIFRARALRDEDTSTPWADEIEQKILSSPEVGIGPYVEVAFYHRSSRTLLVTDAVIYVPRQPPACISKDSLLASAKNGLAVKILSKGKEVPDEPVVDNKLNRQKGWERMVLQILFLGPSNLLEPTASFAQMSQKLIVSPIVKTLVFSKVPEKVRDWVDRIAKDWPFRRIIPAHFAAPINASRSDFLAAFGFLDELLGDRFTTRPSLSLLFASVMGKAASYFPPDDMKTLSSLDQFLVSVGVVKKTVSGRKQ; translated from the exons ATGGCAGCAGCTGCCGCTGCTACGCTGCATCCCAACACTGCCCTGACGCAGAATTCGCTCTCGTTTCGGAGCCAGAGCCGGCACTCCTTTCTTGGTGGCCTCCCGAAGAATCTGTTCTTGGATCGGAAACCAAGTCGGAGCGGAAGAAAGGGTGCGGCCGGCTTGGTGGTCGCTGCGGCGGGGGAAAACGACGGTGGCTCCGGGAGGTTCTATCTCAACTTCACCGGCTTTCCCTTCCCGCTCGGTCCCTTCCTCAACCGGCGCACCATAAGGACTGAG GCTGTCAAAGACTGTATATGGCTTTTTGAACAAGAGCAAGCACTGGGTTTCAGTAGTGTCTCAACAAATATTAGGATGACCGTCATCAAATTGAAGTCTGGAGGACTATGGGTTCATGCACCTATTGCGCCAACTAAGGAATGCATTGAG CTCCTAAAAGAGTTGAATGCTCGTGTGGAATATATTATACTCCCAACTTTTGCTTATGAACATAAAATCTTTGTGGGTCCATTTTCAAGGAAGTTCCCACGTGCACAAGTGTGGGTGGCTCCTAGGCAATGGAGTTGGCCAATTAATTTGCCACTTGAATTTTTTGGAATTTTCCGTGCCAGAGCTTTGAGAGATGAGGATACTTCTACTCCATGGGCTGATGAGATCGAACAAAAGATTCTTAGCTCACCTGAAGTAG GTATTGGTCCCTACGTAGAGGTGGCATTTTATCATAGAAGTTCACGAACTTTGCTAGTGACAGACGCTGTCATTTATGTCCCAAGGCAGCCACCAGCATGTATTAGCAAAGACTCTTTGTTAGCATCTGCTAAAAATGGTTTGGCAGTCAAGATCCTCAGCAAAGGAAAAGAAGTTCCTGATGAACCTGTTGTTGATAACAAGTTAAACCGCCAAAAAG GTTGGGAACGGATGGTGCTGCAAATTTTGTTTTTAGGCCCTTCAAATTTGTTGGAACCCACTGCCAGCTTTGCTCAGATGTCACAGAAGTTGATTGTTTCACCTATTGTCAAGACTTTGGTATTCAGCAAAGTACCAGAAAAG GTAAGAGACTGGGTTGATCGGATTGCTAAAGACTGGCCATTCAGACGGATAATTCCTGCCCATTTTGCTGCTCCAATAAATGCCAGTAGGTCAGATTTTTTGGCAGCCTTTGGTTTTCTAGATGAGCTCCTGGGCGATCGCTTCACCACGAGGCCTTCACTGTCTCTTCTCTTTGCATCGGTTATGGGAAAGGCAGCTAGTTACTTTCCACCGGATGATATGAAGACCTTGTCATCCCTTGATCAGTTCTTGGTCTCAGTTGGTGTTGTGAAGAagactgtttctggaagaaaacaGTAA
- the LOC135593854 gene encoding pentatricopeptide repeat-containing protein At4g18975, chloroplastic-like — MARCAWGLGEVPPLCDLCRLTDLRGLPSLTFIPASKIRVSRFVQCSKRDPSLKLMKASKREHHLWMKRDSTGSGQKALNLVRTVEKLPNEKEVIYGALDKWTAWETEFPVIAAAKALEILRKRRKWLRIIQVTKWMLSKGQVLTMGTYDTLLLAFDMDGRVDEAESFWNVILQTHTRSVSRKLFSRIIALYDHHHHPEKILEVFADMEELGVTPDEDTVTRIGRAFTILGQEDKPDLLSKKYKNKWKYLHFNGERVRVHATKHCAEQSKSCKEFKTNSTPR, encoded by the exons ATGGCGAGATGTGCTTGGGGTTTAGGAGAAGTCCCTCCCCTCTGCGATTTATGCCGTCTGACAGACTTGAGAGGCCTCCCTTCCCTCACCTTCATTCCTGCCTCAAAG ATTAGAGTGAGCCGGTTCGTGCAGTGCTCCAAAAGAGATCCGTCGTT AAAATTGATGAAGGCCAGCAAAAGGGAGCACCATTTGTGGATGAAGAGAGATTCAACTGGATCTGGACAAAAAGCTCTCAATCTTGTCCGTACT GTTGAGAAACTTCCTAATGAGAAAGAAGTCATTTATGGTGCATTGGACAAGTGGACTGCTTGGGAAACTGAATTCCCTGTTATTGCTGCAGCAAAAGCATTGGAAATTCTGCGAAAACGAAGGAAGTGGCTCCGAATAATTCAG GTTACCAAGTGGATGTTAAGCAAAGGCCAAGTACTTACAATGGGAACATATGACACATTACTTCTAGCATTTGATATGGATGGAAGGGTGGATGAAGCTGAATCCTTTTGGAATGTCATTCTACAAACTCATACTCGTTCAGTATCCAGAAAGTTGTTTTCAAGGATTATTGCTTTGTATGACCATCATCACCACCCTGAGAAGATTTTGGAG GTTTTCGCGGACATGGAGGAATTAGGAGTGACTCCTGATGAAGATACTGTTACGAGGATAGGAAGAGCATTTACGATATTGGGCCAAGAGGACAAACCGGATCTGTTATCAAAAAAATACAAGAACAAATGGAAGTACCTCCACTTCAATGGTGAACGTGTTAGAGTTCATGCAACAAAACATTGTGCCGAGCAATCAAAGTCATGCAAAGAATTTAAAACCAACAGTACCCCAAGATAA
- the LOC135593857 gene encoding cyclic nucleotide-gated ion channel 2-like, with protein sequence MSLLLVKLRSFLSWSAGLVWRRKEVVSSDDDGDDDNESGGRTPPSMATAECYACTQRGVPAFHSTTCDRVHSPEWEASAGSSLIPIRPSQTNVLQNLRLSKSASLLSGPVLDPRSEKVQRWNRVILLARAVAVAVDPLFFYALSIGRRGDPCLYMDGGLAVIVTALRTAADAVHLVHVWLQFRVAYVSRESLVVGCGKLVWDARMIAAQYLRSLRGFWFDVFVILPMPQAVFWLIVPKLIREEEIKLIMTICLLIFVFQFLPKVYHSICVMRRMQKVTGYIFGTIWWGFGLNLFAYFIASHVAGGCWYVLAIQRVAACLQQQCEKNNNCNLVSLACSKEVCYHLPLTSGMNNLSCEGDLAASIGMQNTPVCLNGDGPFPYGIYNWALPVVSSNSLVVKILYPIFWGLMTLSTFGNDLEPTSHWIEVIFSIIVVLSGLMLFTLLIGNIQVFLHAVMARKRKMQLRSRDMEWWMKRRQLPSRLRQRVRQYERQRWAATRGEEETEMVKDFPEGLRRDIKRHLCLALIKQVPLFHNLDDLILDNVCERVKPLVFSKGEKVIREGDPVQRMVFVVRGHLKSSQCLSKGMVATSTLGPGSFLGDELLSWCLRRPFVDRLPASSATFECVEPTEAFSLEAPDLRYITEHFRYKFANERLKRTARFYSSNWRTWAAVNIQLAWRRYKSRTGGTASSPPKQHDSERRLRRYAAMFMSLRPQDHLD encoded by the exons ATGTCTCTGCTTCTCGTTAAGCTCCGCTCTTTCCTCTCATG GTCGGCCGGACTGGTATGGCGACGGAAAGAGGTCGTGTCGTCGGATGACGATGGGGATGATGACAATGAGAGCGGTGGCCGAACGCCGCCCTCGATGGCGACCGCGGAGTGCTACGCTTGCACCCAGCGGGGGGTGCCGGCCTTCCACTCCACCACGTGCGACCGCGTCCACTCGCCGGAGTGGGAGGCCAGCGCGGGATCCTCGCTGATCCCGATCCGTCCAAGCCAGACTAACGTGCTGCAGAACCTTCGACTGAGCAAGTCGGCGTCGCTGCTGAGCGGACCAGTGCTGGACCCCAGGAGCGAGAAGGTGCAGAGGTGGAACCGGGTGATACTGCTGGCgcgggcggtggcggtggcggtggaccCGTTGTTCTTCTACGCGCTGTCCATCGGCCGGCGGGGCGATCCGTGCCTGTACATGGACGGCGGGCTGGCGGTGATCGTGACGGCGCTGCGCACTGCGGCCGACGCCGTGCACCTGGTGCATGTGTGGCTGCAGTTCCGGGTGGCGTACGTGTCGAGGGAGTCGCTAGTGGTCGGGTGTGGGAAGCTGGTGTGGGATGCCCGGATGATCGCCGCCCAATACCTGAGGTCTCTCAGGGGCTTCTGGTTCGACGTCTTCGTCATCCTCCCGATGCCTCAG GCTGTGTTTTGGCTGATCGTGCCAAAATTGATCAGAGAGGAGGAGATAAAGCTCATAATGACCATCTGTCTCCTTATCTTCGTGTTCCAGTTCCTGCCCAAGGTGTATCACAGCATCTGTGTGATGAGGAGGATGCAGAAGGTCACCGGTTACATCTTCGGCACAATCTGGTGGGGCTTTGGCCTCAACCTCTTTGCTTACTTCATCGCCTCCCAT GTAGCTGGTGGATGCTGGTATGTTCTTGCGATCCAGCGGGTCGCCGCTTGTCTTCAGCAGCAATGTGAGAAGAACAATAACTGCAACCTCGTGTCACTGGCCTGCTCCAAGGAGGTCTGCTACCACCTCCCCTTAACATCGGGCATGAACAATTTGAGTTGCGAGGGCGACTTGGCAGCATCTATTGGGATGCAAAACACACCGGTATGCTTAAATGGCGACGGGCCATTTCCTTACGGAATCTACAACTGGGCTCTCCCTGTTGTTTCCAGCAATTCACTTGTTGTCAAGATCCTCTATCCGATCTTTTGGGGCCTCATGACTCTGAG CACTTTTGGCAATGATCTTGAGCCTACGAGTCACTGGATTGAAGTTATATTCAGCATAATCGTGGTGCTAAGTGGCCTAATGCTCTTCACTCTGTTGATTGGTAATATTCAG GTATTCTTGCACGCTGTTATGGCGAGGAAGAGAAAGATGCAGCTGCGGTCGCGCGACATGGAATGGTGGATGAAACGGAGACAACTGCCGTCGAGACTGAGACAGAGAGTGCGTCAGTATGAGCGCCAACGGTGGGCTGCAACGAGAGGGGAGGAGGAGACGGAGATGGTCAAGGATTTCCCTGAAGGATTACGCCGCGACATCAAGCGACATCTCTGCCTTGCTCTCATAAAGCAG GTGCCTTTGTTCCACAACTTGGACGATCTCATCCTCGACAACGTCTGTGAGAGGGTCAAACCCCTTGTCTTCTCCAAGGGCGAGAAG GTGATCAGAGAAGGAGACCCGGTGCAGCGCATGGTGTTCGTCGTCCGAGGCCACCTGAAGAGCAGCCAGTGCCTGAGCAAAGGCATGGTGGCCACCAGCACGCTGGGGCCGGGCAGCTTCCTGGGGGACGAGCTCCTGTCGTGGTGCTTGCGACGGCCGTTTGTCGACCGGCTGCCTGCCTCCTCCGCCACCTTCGAGTGCGTCGAGCCCACGGAGGCCTTCAGCCTGGAGGCGCCGGACCTCCGGTACATCACCGAGCACTTCCGGTACAAGTTCGCGAACGAGAGGCTGAAGAGGACAGCCCGGTTCTACTCATCCAATTGGCGGACGTGGGCTGCGGTTAACATACAGCTCGCCTGGCGCCGCTACAAGTCGAGGACTGGAGGCACGGCGAGCTCGCCGCCGAAGCAGCACGACAGCGAGCGCCGCCTTAGGAGGTACGCTGCAATGTTCATGTCGCTGCGGCCGCAGGACCATCTCGACTAG